A window from Primulina huaijiensis isolate GDHJ02 chromosome 11, ASM1229523v2, whole genome shotgun sequence encodes these proteins:
- the LOC140987391 gene encoding beta-galactosidase 13-like — translation MVQVKRILLFAFFSVLVANVYGHKKKGGPVVTYDGRSMIINGSRELLFSGSIHYPRSTPEMWTDLILKAKEGGLNVIQTYVFWNIHEPVQGQFNFEGNYDVVKFIKLIWEHGLWVTLRVGPYVEAEWNMGGFPYWLKEVPNITFRSYNEPFMFHMKQYTEMVLNLMKKEKLFADQGGPIIMAQIENEYNNVQLAYKEAGLKYVKWAADMAVGLYNGIPWVMCKQRDAPQTVISTCNGRQCGDTFPGPNGPNKPSLWTENWTAQYRVFGDSPSMRAAEDIAFAVARFFARNGTLNNYYMYHGGTNFGRTSSSFVTTRYYDEAPLDEYGLKREPKFGHLRDLHRAFRLSKKPLLWGTQHVQKISPNLEITTYEKPGTNICAAFLTNNHTRAPATINFRGVDYYLPADSISILPDCKTVVFNTQTVVAQHSSRNFHASKKAKVTKWEMYKESIPSIKDMEVKSKTPKELYAFTRDTSDYAWYSTSISFERRDLPMRADILPVLQIASLGHALLAFVNGEYVGFGHGSNIEKSHVFSKAINLKPGVNDITLLAMTVGFPNSGAYMERRFAGPRAVTLQGLMSGTLDITMNHWGQRVGVAGEKMQLYSEEGSSKVQWLPSKGPGGAVTWYKGYFNAPEGTSPVAIRMTSMAKGMIWVNGQSIGRYWVSYHSAIDKPTQEEYHIPRSYLKPKGNLLVIFEETGGNPDNIEILTVNRDTICSVITEYHPPHIKTWERKNNQFRAVVDPVKAAHLTCPDKKVISTVEFVSFGEAEGACGAFVRGKCDSSKAHKVVEEQCLGKTECTIPFQREVLVDADNDSCPDIAKTLAIQVRCAHSKSKKSSA, via the exons ATGGTTCAGGTCAAAAGAATACTCTTGTTTGCCTTCTTTTCTGTGCTGGTGGCCAATGTCTATGGCCACAAGAAGAAGGGAGGACCCGTCGTGACTTACGACGGGCGCTCCATGATCATAAATGGGAGCCGGGAGTTGCTGTTTTCGGGTTCCATTCATTATCCGCGGAGCACTCCCGAG ATGTGGACTGATCTGATACTCAAGGCTAAAGAAGGTGGGCTAAACGTGATACAGACGTATGTGTTTTGGAACATTCATGAGCCTGTTCAAGGACAG TTCAATTTTGAAGGGAATTATGACGTGGTGAAATTCATCAAATTGATTTGGGAGCATGGGTTGTGGGTAACCCTCAGGGTTGGACCCTATGTTGAGGCCGAATGGAACATGGG AGGATTTCCATACTGGCTAAAAGAGGTTCCCAACATCACATTCCGCTCCTATAATGAACCTTTCATG TTCCACATGAAGCAGTACACAGAAATGGTCCTTAATTTGATGAAAAAAGAGAAACTTTTTGCTGATCAGGGAGGTCCTATTATCATGGCACAA ATCGAAAACGAGTATAACAACGTCCAGCTAGCATATAAGGAAGCAGGGTTGAAATATGTCAAATGGGCTGCAGATATGGCTGTTGGTTTATACAATGGCATCCCCTGGGTCATGTGCAAGCAAAGGGATGCCCCCCAAACAGTA ATTAGTACTTGCAACGGAAGACAGTGTGGAGACACATTCCCTGGTCCAAATGGCCCTAACAAGCCTTCACTCTGGACTGAGAACTGGACTGCACA GTATAGAGTATTTGGAGACTCTCCATCCATGCGAGCAGCTGAAGATATAGCATTTGCTGTTGCTCGGTTTTTTGCAAGGAATGGTACCCTCAACAACTACTATATG TACCATGGTGGAACGAATTTTGGCAGAACAAGTTCATCTTTCGTGACCACTCGTTACTATGATGAAGCTCCACTAGATGAATATG GTTTGAAGAGGGAGCCTAAATTTGGTCATTTGAGAGACCTGCACAGGGCTTTCAGATTGAGCAAAAAGCCTTTGCTTTGGGGAACTCAACACGTTCAAAAAATCAGCCCCAATCTTGAG ATCACGACTTACGAGAAGCCGGGGACGAACATCTGTGCTGCGTTCTTGACTAATAATCACACCAGGGCACCTGCAACAATCAACTTCAGGGGTGTGGACTATTACCTACCTGCTGATTCCATCAGCATCCTCCCTGATTGCAAGACCGTAGTTTTCAACACTCAAACG GTTGTTGCACAGCATAGTTCAAGAAATTTCCATGCATCAAAGAAAGCAAAGGTCACAAAATGGGAGATGTACAAGGAAAGCATTCCAAGTATCAAGGACATGGAAGTAAAGAGCAAGACGCCTAAGGAATTGTACGCCTTTACAAGAGATACATCAGATTATGCCTGGTACAGCACCAG CATCTCATTTGAAAGGCGTGACTTGCCAATGCGTGCTGATATCCTTCCAGTCCTTCAGATTGCAAGTCTTGGACATGCTTTGCTTGCGTTCGTCAATGGCGAATACGTTG GATTCGGGCATGGAAGCAACATTGAAAAGAGCCATGTTTTCAGCAAGGCTATAAACTTGAAGCCTGGAGTTAACGATATCACACTGTTGGCCATGACAGTTGGTTTCCCT AACAGTGGAGCATACATGGAGAGGAGGTTCGCAGGGCCAAGAGCTGTCACACTACAGGGTTTAATGTCTGGAACTCTTGATATTACTATGAATCACTGGGGCCAACGG GTTGGTGTAGCTGGAGAGAAGATGCAATTATACTCAGAAGAAGGATCCAGCAAGGTCCAATGGCTGCCTTCTAAGGGGCCCGGTGGAGCCGTCACCTGGTACAAG GGATATTTCAATGCCCCGGAAGGTACAAGCCCAGTAGCTATCAGAATGACAAGTATGGCGAAGGGAATGATCTGGGTCAATGGCCAAAGCATTGGCCGATACTGGGTTTCTTACCACTCAGCCATTGATAAGCCCACACAAGAAGA GTATCATATCCCAAGATCATACCTGAAGCCAAAGGGGAATCTGTTGGTGATATTCGAAGAGACAGGAGGGAACCCAGATAACATAGAAATCTTGACAGTGAACAGAGATACAATCTGCAGTGTGATCACAGAGTACCACCCACCTCACATAAAGACATGGGAAAGGAAAAACAACCAATTTAGAGCGGTGGTGGATCCTGTGAAGGCAGCTCACCTGACCTGCCCGGACAAGAAAGTCATCAGTACCGTTGAATTCGTGAGCTTCGGAGAGGCTGAAGGCGCATGCGGTGCTTTTGTACGGGGGAAATGCGATTCCTCCAAAGCTCACAAAGTTGTCGAAGAG CAATGCTTGGGCAAGACCGAGTGCACGATTCCATTTCAAAGAGAAGTGCTCGTTGATGCTGACAATGATTCTTGCCCTGATATCGCCAAGACACTTGCGATCCAAGTCAGATGCGCACACTCAAAGTCAAAGAAGAGCAGTGCTTAA
- the LOC140988005 gene encoding synaptotagmin-1-like, with product MGFFSTIFGFLGFGVGVSAGLVIGYYLFIYFQPIDVKDPIVRRLVEHGSHDLHRLLPEMPFWVKNPDYDRIDWLNRFIQLMWPYLDKAICRTAKNIAAPIIAEQSPKYKIESVEFESLTLGSLPPTFQGIKVYLTEEKELIMEPFLKWAGNPNITVAVKAYGLKATVQVVDLQIFAQPRITLKPLVPSFPCFANIFVTLMEKPYVDFGLKLFGADLMSIPGLYRFVQELIKDQVANMYLWPKTLDVQILDPAKAAKKPVGILHVKVLRATKLRKKDLLGGADPYVKLKLTESKAPSKKTAVRRNNLNPEWNEEFSMVVKDPETQALEILVYDWEQVGKHEKMGMNVVPLKELPPDEATVKTLDIFKNMDPNDVQNDKMRGKIEVELTYKPFKEEDMPHNAENLGEVQKAPEGTPSGGGLLVVIVHEAQDVEGKHHTNPYVRINFKGEERKTKQLKKSRDPRWEEEFTFTLGEPPIKERMHVEVCSTSSRIGLLHPKETLGYVDIGLADVVTNKRINEKFHLIDSKNGRLQIELQWRTS from the exons ATGGGATTTTTCAGCACGATATTTGGGTTTTTGGGATTTGGTGTTGGggtttcagctggtctggtgATAGGATATTATTTGTTCATCTACTTTCAGCCCATCGATGTTAAG GATCCTATTGTTCGTCGCTTGGTCGAGCATGGCTCTCACGATTTACATCGCTTGCTTCCTGAAATGCCCTTTTGGGTGAAAAATCCAGACTATGATCGA ATCGATTGGCTCAATAGGTTTATTCAACTTATGTGGCCTTACCTGGACAAG GCAATTTGCAGGACGGCAAAAAATATTGCTGCTCCTATCATTGCTGAGCAAAgtccaaaatataaaattgaatcTGTTGAATTCGAGTCACTAACTCTAGGGTCATTGCCGCCTACATTTCAAG GTATTAAGGTGTATCTGACTGAAGAAAAGGAGTTGATTATGGAGCCTTTCCTGAAATGGGCAGGAAATCCTAACATTACAGTCGCTGTGAAAGCATATGGATTAAAAGCAACAGTTCAG GTTGTAGATTTACAGATCTTTGCTCAACCACGGATCACCCTAAAGCCTCTAGTCCCCAGCTTTCCGTGTTTCGCTAACATTTTTGTGACTCTCATGGAGAAG CCTTATGTTGACTTTGGATTGAAGCTTTTTGGTGCTGATCTCATGTCAATACCTGGTCTATACCGGTTTGTACAG GAGCTTATCAAAGATCAGGTTGCTAACATGTATCTGTGGCCTAAAACCCTTGATGTGCAAATTCTGGATCCAGCAAA AGCTGCGAAGAAGCCTGTTGGTATTCTTCATGTAAAGGTTTTGCGAGCTACAAAGCTGAGAAAGAAAGATTTATTGGGCGGGGCAGATCCGTATGTAAAACTGAAGCTCACAGAATCAAAGGCTCCATCAAAGAAAACAGCAGTGAGGCGTAATAATTTGAACCCTGAGTGGAATGAAGAATTCAGCATGGTTGTAAAAGATCCAGAAACACAAGCACTAGAAATCCTCGTTTATGATTGGGAGCAG GTTGGAAAACATGAGAAGATGGGTATGAATGTAGTTCCTTTGAAGGAACTTCCCCCTGATGAAGCAACAGTTAAGACACTGGATATTTTCAAGAACATGGATCCGAACGATGTTCAGAATGATAAGATGCGTGGGAAGATTGAGGTAGAGTTGACATACAAACCTTTCAAGGAGGAAGATATGCCGCACAATGCTGAAAATTTAGGTGAAGTACAGAAGGCTCCTGAAGGCACGCCAAGTGGCGGAGGGCTACTAGTAGTTATAGTGCATGAAGCTCAAGATGTTGAGGGAAAACACCACACTAACCCTTATGTCCGTATCAATTTCAAAGGAGAGGAGCGAAAAACAAAG CAACTTAAGAAGAGCAGAGATCCGAGATGGGAGGAAGAGTTCACATTCACGTTGGGAGAACCTCCTATTAAAGAAAGGATGCACGTGGAAGTGTGCAGCACCTCGTCTAGAATTGGCTTGCTGCATCCTAAG GAAACACTGGGCTATGTCGATATTGGACTGGCAGACGTCGTCACCAATAAGAGAATAAACGAGAAATTCCATCTCATAGACTCCAAGAATGGACGACTCCAAATCGAGCTGCAGTGGCGAACATCTTAA
- the LOC140988265 gene encoding L-ascorbate peroxidase 3-like: MAKPIVDSEYLKEIEKARRELRALISNKNCAPIMLRLAWHDAGTYDKNTKTGGPNGSIRNEEEYTHSSNNGLKIAIDFCEQVKSKCPKITYADLYQLAGVVAVEVTGGPTINFVPGRKDSKISPKEGRLPDAKKGVPHLKDIFYRMGLSDKDIVALSGGHTLGRAHPERSGFDGPWTAEPLKFDNSYFVELLKGESEGLLKLPTDIALLDDPGFQRHVEVYAKDEEAFFEDYAESHKKLSELGFNPTPAGSRAIVKDGTVLAQGAVGVAVAAAVLVLSYLYEVRKKTK; the protein is encoded by the exons ATGGCTAAGCCAATCGTAGACTCCGAATACCTCAAGGAGATCGAGAAAGCTCGCCGCGAACTCCGTGCGCTCATCTCCAATAAGAACTGCGCGCCTATCATGCTCCGCTTGGC GTGGCATGATGCGGGGACGTATGATAAGAATACGAAGACCGGAGGTCCGAACGGTTCCATTCGGAATGAGGAGGAGTACACTCATAGCTCGAACAACGGATTGAAAATCGCTATCGACTTTTGCG AACAAGTGAAGTCCAAATGTCCAAAGATTACATATGCTGATTTGTATCAG CTTGCAGGTGTTGTGGCAGTGGAGGTCACTGGGGGCCCCACAATTAATTTTGTTCCCGGTAGAAAG GATTCAAAGATTTCTCCAAAGGAAGGTCGACTTCCGGATGCTAAAAAAG GCGTACCGCATCTGAAGGACATATTTTATAGAATGGGATTATCTGACAAAGACATTGTGGCCCTATCTGGTGGCCATACCCTG GGAAGAGCACATCCTGAGAGATCGGGCTTTGATGGGCCTTGGACTGCAGAGccactgaaatttgacaattctTATTTTGT GGAGCTGCTCAAGGGGGAAAGTGAGGGCCTGCTAAAACTCCCAACTGACATTGCTTTGCTGGATGATCCTGGGTTTCAGCGCCATGTTGAGGTCTATGCTAAG GATGAAGAGGCCTTCTTCGAAGATTATGCAGAATCACACAAAAAACTTTCTGAACTTGGGTTTAATCCAACTCCCGCTGGTTCGAGGGCAATTGTGAAAGATGGCACCGTGCTTGCTCAAGGTGCTGTTGGAGTTGCTGTTGCTGCTGCGGTGTTAGTACTTAGTTACTTATATGAAGTCCGTAAAAAGACAAAATAA